A stretch of the Longimicrobium sp. genome encodes the following:
- a CDS encoding DUF4157 domain-containing protein produces MPFAPKQARTPRDAAPPAPAPARTQSATPPRSDWAPRGPGQPLAPPVRASMERRFGHDFARVRIHAGDEGARAAASAGALAYAAGSSIVFARGQYAPHTAAGERLLAHELAHVVQTGGRAPGAPAVPGRPDGAAERAADGAASRVAAGRPAGPLRAAAPAVHRKGVTLTIPQIKRQIAEKGHDDITALARLIPDSGNGKARIREATVGGAKHVFNLQFNIQQQSIEATLLMGNDAETVEAVSTTGTPPSQTVNHDIRMTFPSNMAGDGVTTIFHELVHARIILDRQLPESERGDTFRRYAQQMEMASDPALLAATGTSPKKAAVISAIQSLRAGLRAVPGFDESRAARHSSDDELYEFLVNEKFTNTEASTVVGGTATPAGKVAKRYAAAVRSRLQSGLRGDALTTFKAGKLAGLVDDREKALTDALVALYAALDEQLASIAKMKKEGIPGASPNPLPDFSPGIRPAPVDITGKPVPAGP; encoded by the coding sequence ATGCCGTTCGCCCCGAAGCAGGCCCGGACCCCGCGCGATGCAGCGCCGCCCGCGCCCGCGCCCGCGCGTACGCAGTCCGCGACCCCGCCGCGTTCGGACTGGGCGCCGCGCGGGCCCGGCCAGCCGCTGGCGCCCCCGGTGCGTGCCTCCATGGAGCGGCGCTTCGGCCACGACTTCGCGCGGGTGCGCATCCACGCGGGCGACGAAGGGGCGCGCGCGGCGGCTTCGGCGGGCGCGCTGGCCTACGCGGCCGGGTCCAGCATCGTGTTCGCACGCGGCCAGTACGCGCCTCACACGGCGGCCGGGGAGCGGCTGCTGGCCCACGAGCTGGCGCACGTGGTGCAGACCGGCGGGCGCGCACCCGGCGCCCCGGCGGTGCCGGGCCGGCCCGACGGCGCGGCGGAGCGCGCGGCGGACGGCGCGGCGTCGCGGGTGGCGGCGGGCCGCCCGGCGGGGCCGCTGCGGGCCGCCGCGCCCGCCGTCCACCGCAAGGGCGTCACCCTGACCATCCCGCAGATCAAGCGCCAGATCGCGGAAAAGGGCCACGACGACATCACCGCCCTGGCCAGGCTGATCCCCGACTCGGGGAACGGGAAGGCCCGCATCCGCGAGGCGACGGTCGGCGGCGCGAAGCACGTCTTCAATCTCCAGTTCAACATCCAGCAGCAGTCGATCGAGGCCACCCTGCTGATGGGCAACGACGCCGAGACGGTGGAGGCCGTGTCCACCACCGGGACGCCGCCGTCACAGACGGTCAACCACGACATCCGCATGACCTTCCCGTCGAACATGGCGGGCGACGGAGTGACCACCATCTTCCACGAGCTGGTGCACGCGCGCATCATCCTGGACCGGCAGCTGCCCGAGAGCGAGCGCGGCGACACGTTCCGCCGCTACGCCCAGCAGATGGAGATGGCGTCCGACCCGGCGCTGCTGGCGGCCACCGGGACCTCGCCGAAGAAGGCGGCGGTGATCAGCGCGATCCAGTCGCTGCGGGCCGGGCTGCGGGCGGTGCCCGGATTCGACGAGTCACGCGCGGCCAGGCACAGCAGCGACGACGAGCTCTACGAGTTCCTGGTGAACGAGAAGTTCACCAACACCGAGGCCTCCACCGTGGTCGGCGGCACGGCCACCCCTGCCGGGAAGGTGGCGAAGCGGTACGCCGCGGCGGTGCGGAGCAGGCTGCAGAGCGGCCTGCGCGGCGACGCGCTGACCACCTTCAAGGCCGGAAAGCTCGCCGGGCTGGTGGACGATCGCGAGAAGGCGCTGACCGACGCGCTGGTCGCGCTCTACGCCGCGCTGGACGAGCAGCTGGCCTCGATCGCGAAGATGAAGAAAGAGGGGATTCCCGGCGCCTCGCCCAACCCGCTGCCGGACTTTTCGCCCGGGATCCGCCCGGCGCCGGTCGACATCACCGGAAAGCCGGTGCCGGCCGGGCCGTGA
- a CDS encoding DinB family protein, with translation MSTESAAPAVFITPEALLEHWQGHRRLTRRVIELFPDHELFTFSVGGMRPFGAIALEMLSMAMPMVRGVATGEWDTSFDRDPIPKDEILRRWDESTDQMNAAWAQIPPERFHEQMTAFGQYPGVAHDLLLYVIDNEIHHRGQGYVYLRALGIEPPPFWER, from the coding sequence GTGTCGACCGAATCCGCCGCACCCGCCGTGTTCATCACCCCCGAGGCGCTGCTGGAGCACTGGCAGGGCCACCGCCGCCTGACCCGGCGGGTGATCGAGCTCTTCCCGGACCACGAGCTCTTCACCTTCTCCGTCGGCGGCATGCGCCCGTTCGGCGCGATCGCGCTGGAGATGCTGAGCATGGCCATGCCGATGGTGCGCGGCGTGGCGACCGGCGAGTGGGACACGTCGTTCGACCGCGACCCGATCCCCAAGGACGAGATCCTGCGCCGGTGGGACGAGAGCACCGATCAGATGAACGCCGCGTGGGCGCAGATCCCGCCGGAGCGCTTCCACGAGCAGATGACCGCGTTCGGCCAGTACCCCGGCGTCGCGCACGACCTGCTGCTCTACGTGATCGACAACGAGATCCACCACCGCGGGCAGGGCTACGTCTACCTGCGCGCCCTCGGCATCGAGCCGCCCCCGTTCTGGGAGCGGTAG
- a CDS encoding ankyrin repeat domain-containing protein → MDDSASLDTLFREAAGAIDAGDTGALERLLAAHPALVRERLTAPGDWLRDRVNGALEGYFRAPYLLWFVADNPIRIGSLPANIAEVARTIATAAKREEAPELQAQLDYALALVVTGRVPRDCGMQTELMDALIDAGANPGDGYGALSARNLAAAAHLVERGGRLTLAAALCLDRADDAARLAADATAEDRQIAFAAAALNGNAGALATLIGLGADVRAYATAIHPHATPLHHAVDSGSLGAVKVLVEAGAPLDARDRVYDGTPLDWAEHLGRGEIARCLRELAAKSVEDGDG, encoded by the coding sequence ATGGACGATTCCGCATCTCTCGACACGCTCTTTCGCGAGGCAGCCGGCGCGATCGACGCCGGCGACACGGGCGCGCTGGAGCGCCTTCTCGCCGCGCATCCGGCGCTGGTGCGCGAGCGCCTCACCGCGCCCGGCGACTGGCTGCGCGACAGGGTGAACGGCGCGCTGGAGGGCTACTTCCGCGCGCCGTACCTGCTCTGGTTCGTGGCGGACAACCCGATCCGCATCGGGAGCCTTCCCGCCAACATCGCCGAGGTCGCGCGGACGATCGCCACCGCGGCGAAGCGCGAGGAGGCGCCGGAGCTGCAGGCGCAGCTCGACTACGCGCTCGCGCTGGTGGTGACGGGGCGCGTCCCCCGCGATTGCGGCATGCAGACGGAGCTGATGGACGCGCTGATCGACGCGGGCGCGAACCCCGGCGATGGCTACGGCGCGCTCTCCGCGCGGAACCTGGCCGCGGCGGCGCACCTGGTCGAGCGCGGAGGGAGGCTGACGCTCGCGGCCGCGCTCTGCCTGGACCGCGCGGACGACGCGGCGCGCCTCGCGGCGGATGCGACCGCGGAGGACCGCCAGATCGCGTTCGCCGCCGCGGCGCTGAACGGGAACGCGGGCGCGCTGGCGACGCTCATCGGACTCGGCGCCGACGTCAGGGCGTACGCCACCGCGATCCATCCCCATGCCACGCCCCTGCACCACGCGGTCGACTCCGGCTCGCTCGGCGCGGTGAAGGTGCTCGTCGAGGCCGGCGCCCCCCTCGACGCCCGCGACCGCGTCTACGACGGAACGCCGCTCGATTGGGCCGAGCACCTGGGCCGCGGCGAGATCGCCCGCTGTCTGCGTGAATTGGCGGCGAAATCGGTGGAAGATGGAGATGGGTAG
- a CDS encoding lipase family protein, with product MPTPAETTSNFGYYPRTMINLAVISYDDPMSSIPGDVAALGWQVVWGPAELVDDFGVSYSRAYIAHRSTLDEYTVVIRGTNPDSWETWSLQDFDVGTTVPFNQLAPHAPSDALISTGTYNGMTDILSLADPVTGQSIAEYLAQADPTFLYVTGHSLGGTLTPTLYAYLNDVLYGGGYGHNMALFSFAGLTPGDAGFNTYFNGLGNPEFPWRYHNTLDIAPFCWWSPGDVQNIYAPWDLSWGWPEDEFMTNLFTEAAPIGYAQPVGDWTLPGNFNPSIIDDNFWTAQAIYQHHGTTYQSLVYAAFPVTAQTFVNFKGIRQPEPAAAIIPADSPAGYS from the coding sequence ATGCCCACACCCGCCGAAACGACCTCGAACTTCGGCTACTACCCGCGTACCATGATCAACCTGGCGGTGATCTCGTACGACGATCCGATGTCGTCGATCCCGGGCGACGTGGCGGCGCTGGGATGGCAGGTGGTGTGGGGGCCGGCGGAGCTGGTGGACGACTTCGGCGTCTCCTACTCCCGCGCCTACATCGCCCACCGCTCCACGCTCGACGAGTACACGGTGGTGATCCGCGGGACGAACCCGGACAGCTGGGAAACGTGGTCGCTGCAGGACTTCGACGTCGGCACCACCGTCCCCTTCAACCAGCTGGCGCCGCACGCGCCGTCCGACGCGCTGATCTCGACGGGCACCTATAACGGGATGACCGACATTCTTTCGCTCGCCGATCCCGTCACGGGGCAGTCGATCGCGGAGTACCTGGCGCAGGCCGATCCCACGTTCCTGTACGTGACCGGCCACAGCCTGGGCGGCACGCTCACGCCCACGCTGTACGCCTACCTGAACGACGTGCTGTACGGCGGCGGATACGGGCACAACATGGCGCTGTTCAGCTTCGCGGGGCTCACGCCGGGCGACGCCGGGTTCAACACCTACTTCAACGGGCTGGGCAACCCCGAGTTCCCCTGGCGCTACCACAACACGCTCGACATCGCGCCGTTCTGCTGGTGGTCGCCCGGCGACGTGCAGAACATCTACGCGCCGTGGGACCTGAGCTGGGGATGGCCGGAGGACGAGTTCATGACGAACCTGTTCACCGAGGCCGCGCCCATCGGGTACGCGCAGCCGGTGGGCGACTGGACGCTGCCCGGCAACTTCAACCCGAGCATCATCGACGACAACTTCTGGACGGCCCAGGCCATCTACCAGCACCACGGCACCACCTACCAGTCGCTGGTCTACGCGGCGTTCCCGGTCACCGCGCAGACCTTCGTGAACTTCAAGGGGATCCGGCAGCCGGAGCCCGCCGCCGCGATCATTCCCGCGGATTCACCAGCCGGATACAGCTGA
- a CDS encoding DUF1330 domain-containing protein has translation MKHYAIVEMDVTDRGWIAAYVQDVTPMIERFGGRYLARTSRLEKMEGERAAPQVLVLTEWPSREAAMAFYESDEYRPYRESRLAGARCEFVLVPGEDITGAARIPE, from the coding sequence GTGAAGCATTATGCGATCGTGGAGATGGACGTGACCGACCGCGGCTGGATCGCGGCGTACGTGCAGGACGTGACGCCGATGATCGAGCGGTTCGGCGGGCGGTACCTGGCCCGCACCTCGCGGCTGGAGAAGATGGAGGGCGAGCGCGCCGCCCCGCAGGTGCTCGTGCTGACCGAATGGCCGTCGCGCGAGGCGGCGATGGCGTTCTACGAGAGCGACGAGTACCGCCCGTACCGCGAGAGCCGTCTGGCCGGCGCGCGCTGCGAGTTCGTGCTCGTCCCCGGCGAGGACATCACCGGCGCGGCGCGCATCCCGGAGTGA
- a CDS encoding alpha-amylase family glycosyl hydrolase, which yields MRRTSFLLTALLALGACAAPNAATHGSAMAPAAAGMTASADAGSHPAWARNAVMYEVNVRQYTPEGTFAALERHLPRLKAMGVDVLWLMPIQPIGVKNRKGSLGSYYSISNYTAVNPEYGSDADFKRFVEAAHRQGMKVVLDWVANHTAFDHGWITAHPDWYVHRADGTISNARDNEGRETDWTDVAELDYDRPAMRQAMLADMRWWLDTMGLDGFRCDVAGGVPMDFWMQARAALKAAKPDLFLLAEAESPEMHTAFDATYGWELHHLLNEIAQGKKGTGELDGYFARQAQRFPRDAIRMYFTSNHDENSWNGTEFERMGANHVPAFVLSATAQNSMPLLYTGQEASLRKRLRFFDKDTVDWSGPSLADFYRAMFELKHTQPALANGGWGAPQTALRTDAGERVYAFTRTQGTNTVLVAVNFGDLAAHATYQDLPRPGTYTDWFGRAPVALAASGTLDIPAHGYRVLVR from the coding sequence ATGAGACGAACGTCCTTTCTCCTGACCGCCCTCCTCGCGCTGGGCGCGTGCGCGGCGCCGAACGCCGCGACCCACGGCTCGGCGATGGCGCCCGCCGCCGCGGGGATGACGGCGAGCGCGGATGCCGGCTCGCACCCGGCGTGGGCGCGCAACGCGGTGATGTACGAGGTGAACGTGCGGCAGTACACCCCCGAGGGCACCTTCGCCGCGCTTGAGCGGCACCTGCCGCGGCTGAAGGCCATGGGCGTGGACGTCCTCTGGCTGATGCCCATCCAGCCCATCGGGGTGAAGAACCGCAAGGGGTCGCTGGGGAGCTACTACTCCATCTCCAACTACACCGCCGTGAACCCCGAGTACGGCAGCGACGCGGACTTCAAGCGCTTCGTGGAGGCCGCGCACCGGCAGGGGATGAAGGTGGTGCTGGACTGGGTGGCCAACCACACCGCGTTCGACCACGGCTGGATCACGGCGCACCCCGACTGGTACGTGCACCGCGCCGACGGCACCATCTCCAACGCGCGCGACAACGAGGGGCGCGAGACCGACTGGACCGACGTGGCGGAGCTGGACTACGACAGGCCCGCCATGCGCCAGGCGATGCTCGCCGACATGCGCTGGTGGCTGGACACCATGGGGCTGGACGGCTTCCGCTGCGACGTGGCCGGCGGCGTGCCGATGGACTTCTGGATGCAGGCGCGCGCCGCGCTGAAGGCGGCGAAGCCGGACCTGTTCCTGCTGGCCGAGGCCGAGAGCCCGGAGATGCACACCGCCTTCGACGCCACCTACGGCTGGGAGCTGCACCACCTGCTGAACGAGATCGCGCAGGGGAAGAAGGGCACCGGCGAGCTGGACGGCTACTTCGCGCGGCAGGCGCAGCGCTTTCCGCGCGACGCCATCCGGATGTACTTCACCAGCAACCACGACGAGAACAGCTGGAACGGCACCGAGTTCGAGCGCATGGGCGCCAACCACGTGCCCGCGTTCGTGCTGAGCGCCACCGCCCAGAACTCCATGCCGCTGCTGTACACCGGCCAGGAGGCCAGCCTGCGCAAGCGGCTGCGCTTCTTCGACAAGGACACGGTGGACTGGAGCGGCCCGTCGCTGGCCGACTTCTACCGCGCGATGTTCGAGCTGAAGCACACGCAGCCGGCGCTGGCCAACGGCGGCTGGGGCGCCCCGCAGACGGCGCTCCGCACCGACGCGGGCGAGCGCGTCTACGCCTTCACCCGCACGCAGGGCACGAACACCGTGCTGGTGGCCGTGAACTTCGGCGACCTGGCCGCGCACGCCACCTACCAGGACCTGCCGCGGCCGGGCACCTACACCGACTGGTTCGGCAGGGCCCCCGTTGCCCTCGCCGCGTCGGGAACCCTCGACATCCCCGCGCACGGATACCGCGTGCTGGTGCGGTAG